The proteins below are encoded in one region of Gemmatimonadota bacterium:
- a CDS encoding protein BatD — MKRCMQTGLIVLLLLGARAASGQEISVTAEVSRTRMTVDETLILTVSVSGSELGDVPKPVLPDMQPFIVIGSTSSSSSSFNLVNGKLSSSRSVRFIYQLKPRRTGTFVIDAAEVTLDGVAHETTPITIEVTPGAQGSSQPGATRAAPSGGSPSTAAGQSSAAGLSQDAAGTPDLEDTVYIRTNVDKRRAYLGEQVTVTYTLYTRLGLSNARYDVVPSYTGFWMEELFSAHHLDFKEEIIGGRRYAVAKLRDIALFPTVTGELNLEPLSMICDVQAERSRRSLFDSFLSDPFDTFFSNTRQIRVVSGEQTVQVQPLPVEGRPDGFRNAVGDFSLKAMVDQATTEVNQPVTLTIELTGEGNLKTVEDPKLPPLGDFKEYQSGNRAEYASGRLRISGTKTWDHVLIPTVPGDHAIASLAFPFFDPDTDSYRVTTTEPITISVLPASGSQAAVVGMPRRSVVRQIREDIQYIKPETAYLGDQGEVLFRSTWYLLLHVLPIAAILATVLYRSHAHRLRRDTGFARRRRARSTALGLLRRSREQLEKGALDQAFTGISNALYGYVADRCNLPTAGLTSPRAVELLRERGVDEDTAALVRDCLDACDLARFAPTAHTAEHAGDLIDKARNGIESIESQLSRDR; from the coding sequence ATGAAACGGTGCATGCAGACCGGTCTCATCGTATTGCTGCTGCTCGGCGCACGGGCCGCTTCGGGTCAGGAGATCTCGGTCACGGCCGAGGTCAGTCGTACCCGGATGACGGTCGACGAGACGCTGATCCTGACGGTTTCAGTCTCCGGTTCCGAACTGGGCGATGTCCCGAAACCTGTTCTGCCCGACATGCAGCCGTTCATCGTCATCGGCAGCACGTCTTCCTCCTCCTCCAGCTTCAACCTGGTGAACGGCAAACTGTCCTCCTCCCGGTCCGTGCGGTTCATCTACCAGTTGAAACCCCGGAGGACGGGCACTTTCGTCATTGACGCCGCCGAAGTGACGCTTGACGGCGTCGCCCACGAAACGACGCCGATCACGATCGAGGTAACGCCGGGCGCACAGGGTTCTTCGCAACCGGGCGCAACCCGTGCCGCGCCGTCCGGCGGTTCACCGTCCACGGCCGCGGGTCAGTCCTCAGCCGCGGGTCTGTCGCAGGATGCCGCCGGCACGCCGGACCTGGAGGATACGGTCTACATCCGGACCAACGTGGACAAGCGGCGGGCCTACCTGGGCGAACAGGTAACAGTGACCTATACGCTATACACCCGTCTGGGCCTGTCGAACGCCCGTTACGACGTGGTCCCCTCCTACACCGGCTTCTGGATGGAGGAGCTCTTCTCCGCCCATCACCTCGACTTCAAGGAAGAAATCATCGGCGGCCGAAGGTACGCCGTCGCGAAGCTGCGCGACATCGCCCTTTTCCCCACCGTGACGGGAGAACTGAACCTCGAGCCGCTGTCGATGATCTGTGACGTGCAGGCCGAACGGTCCCGCAGAAGTCTCTTCGACAGCTTTCTCTCCGATCCCTTCGACACGTTTTTCTCGAATACGCGTCAGATCAGGGTGGTGTCCGGCGAGCAGACCGTGCAGGTGCAGCCGCTGCCGGTCGAGGGCCGCCCCGACGGTTTCCGCAACGCGGTAGGCGACTTCTCGCTCAAGGCGATGGTGGACCAGGCCACCACGGAAGTGAACCAGCCCGTGACGCTGACGATCGAGCTGACCGGGGAAGGCAACCTGAAGACCGTGGAGGATCCCAAACTTCCGCCGCTCGGTGATTTCAAGGAATACCAGTCCGGCAACCGGGCGGAGTACGCGTCCGGCAGGCTGCGGATCTCCGGAACCAAGACCTGGGATCACGTGCTCATCCCCACGGTACCCGGCGACCATGCCATCGCTTCGCTGGCCTTTCCTTTCTTCGATCCCGATACGGATTCCTACCGGGTTACGACGACCGAACCGATAACGATTTCCGTCCTGCCGGCCAGCGGATCGCAGGCGGCCGTCGTCGGCATGCCCCGCAGATCGGTCGTCCGGCAGATCCGCGAAGATATCCAGTACATCAAACCCGAAACGGCTTACCTGGGCGACCAGGGCGAGGTCCTGTTCCGGTCGACCTGGTACTTGCTGCTGCATGTCCTGCCCATCGCGGCGATTCTGGCGACGGTCCTGTACCGGTCCCACGCCCATCGCCTGCGGCGCGACACCGGTTTCGCCCGGCGGCGCCGGGCGAGAAGCACCGCCCTCGGCCTGCTGCGCCGGTCCCGGGAGCAGCTGGAAAAAGGCGCGCTCGACCAGGCCTTCACCGGCATTTCCAACGCGTTGTACGGTTACGTCGCCGACAGGTGCAACCTGCCGACGGCCGGCCTGACGTCCCCTCGCGCTGTCGAACTGCTCAGGGAACGGGGCGTGGACGAAGACACCGCTGCCCTGGTCAGGGACTGCCTGGATGCCTGCGACCTGGCCCGGTTCGCCCCGACGGCGCATACGGCGGAACACGCCGGCGACCTGATCGACAAGGCCCGGAACGGTATCGAATCCATCGAATCCCAGCTATCCCGAGACCGTTGA
- the asd gene encoding aspartate-semialdehyde dehydrogenase — MATNEIKVGVLGATGAVGQRFVQLLEDHPWFRITAVAASERSAGKPYAEAVTWRLDTPVPESVRALPVALCEPGLDCDLVFSGLDSAVAGPIEAAFAAADYAVVSNSKNHRMDEDVPLLVPEVNGDHCAIIDYQRRRRGYGRGFIATNPNCSTIGLTMALKPIVERFGIRQVAVTTLQALSGAGYPGVPSLEILDNVLPYIGEEEDKMERETLKLLGRFRDNRIEHAGIVVSAQCNRVHVQDGHMECVSVALENKTDTNGLAEALRNHRGPPQELGLPFAPARPVIVRDEPDRPQPRMDRDAENGMAVTVGRIRPCPVLDMKFVVLSHNTIRGAAGTSILNAEFLRTQGYLD, encoded by the coding sequence ATGGCGACGAATGAAATCAAAGTAGGGGTCCTTGGCGCTACCGGGGCGGTCGGGCAGCGGTTCGTCCAGTTGCTCGAAGACCATCCGTGGTTCAGGATAACCGCCGTCGCGGCATCGGAGCGGTCGGCCGGCAAACCCTACGCGGAAGCCGTGACCTGGCGGCTGGACACGCCGGTCCCGGAGTCCGTGCGCGCGCTGCCCGTCGCGCTTTGCGAACCGGGGCTGGACTGCGACCTGGTGTTCTCGGGCCTGGATTCCGCGGTGGCCGGCCCGATCGAGGCGGCCTTCGCGGCGGCCGACTACGCCGTCGTCAGCAATTCGAAGAACCACCGCATGGACGAGGACGTGCCGCTGCTTGTTCCCGAGGTCAACGGGGACCACTGCGCGATCATCGACTACCAGCGCAGGCGCAGGGGATATGGCCGCGGGTTCATCGCGACCAATCCGAACTGCTCCACCATCGGCCTTACGATGGCGCTTAAGCCGATCGTCGAACGCTTCGGCATACGGCAGGTCGCGGTCACCACCCTGCAGGCCCTGTCCGGGGCCGGTTACCCGGGCGTCCCCTCCCTCGAGATCCTCGATAACGTGCTGCCCTACATCGGGGAAGAAGAAGACAAGATGGAGCGGGAAACCCTGAAGCTGCTGGGCAGGTTCAGGGACAACCGGATCGAGCATGCCGGGATCGTCGTCAGCGCGCAGTGCAACCGGGTACACGTCCAGGACGGCCACATGGAATGCGTTTCCGTCGCCCTGGAGAACAAGACCGATACGAACGGTCTCGCCGAGGCGTTGCGCAACCACCGGGGACCGCCCCAGGAACTCGGCCTGCCCTTCGCTCCCGCGCGTCCGGTCATCGTACGCGATGAACCGGACCGGCCGCAGCCGAGGATGGACCGCGACGCCGAAAACGGCATGGCCGTGACGGTGGGCCGGATACGGCCCTGTCCGGTGCTGGACATGAAATTCGTGGTACTTTCACACAACACCATCCGGGGGGCCGCGGGTACGTCCATCCTGAACGCGGAGTTCCTGCGGACCCAGGGATACCTGGATTGA
- a CDS encoding SH3 domain-containing protein, giving the protein MRADGLPAAVSNPDRRPEVRGFRHLVAGARHLVAGARHLVAGLGLAVLAIGLAAAGCAEDPVDRQTTELYRQGNLLYEGGKFAEASRTYERIIERGVRNGHVYYNLGNAYYKQDRIGLAILAYERATRLLPRDADLHNNLDLAKERTTDQIAGEVPWFGRQALDGVTVNEATVAATSAGFLASLALVGFLLARRPRTRSATGYALLVSCIALLMAAGFLGIKIYDSLVNEEAIVLRPTAVVRTGPDVSSEPVFTLHEGAKVQLVEHRDDWLRIRLPDGKNGWLSQDNLERI; this is encoded by the coding sequence ATGCGCGCGGATGGCCTGCCGGCGGCCGTCTCTAACCCGGATCGGAGACCGGAAGTCCGGGGTTTTCGACACCTGGTTGCGGGGGCTCGTCACCTGGTTGCGGGGGCTCGTCACCTGGTCGCGGGACTGGGCCTGGCCGTCCTGGCCATCGGCCTTGCGGCCGCTGGTTGCGCCGAAGACCCGGTGGACCGGCAGACCACGGAGTTGTACCGCCAGGGCAACCTGCTGTATGAGGGCGGGAAATTCGCGGAGGCCAGCCGGACGTACGAACGCATCATTGAACGCGGGGTACGCAATGGGCACGTGTACTACAACCTGGGGAACGCCTATTACAAGCAGGATCGGATCGGCCTGGCCATCCTGGCCTACGAGCGGGCGACCCGCCTCCTGCCCCGGGACGCGGACTTGCACAACAACCTGGACCTCGCGAAGGAACGGACGACGGACCAGATCGCGGGCGAAGTGCCGTGGTTCGGCCGGCAGGCGCTGGACGGCGTGACGGTGAACGAAGCCACGGTCGCCGCGACCTCGGCCGGGTTCCTCGCGTCGCTGGCGCTGGTGGGCTTTCTGCTCGCGAGGCGGCCGCGCACGCGGTCCGCGACCGGTTACGCGCTCCTGGTCTCCTGCATCGCGCTGCTCATGGCCGCCGGGTTCCTGGGCATCAAGATCTACGACAGCCTGGTGAACGAGGAAGCGATCGTCCTGCGGCCGACGGCCGTGGTCAGAACCGGACCCGACGTATCATCCGAACCGGTTTTCACGCTGCACGAAGGCGCAAAAGTCCAGCTGGTCGAACACCGGGACGACTGGCTCCGAATCCGCCTGCCGGACGGAAAGAACGGCTGGTTGTCACAGGACAATCTCGAGAGGATCTGA
- a CDS encoding aspartate kinase — translation MIVMKFGGTSVGGVDAIRQVVEIVAKYREHDMVVVLSAMSKVTDALRAMAAQACEGTEPTASLSALRKRHEDTVHALAEGKEREQALEVCAGLIDELSGILHGITLLRELSPRSVDLVSSFGERLSVVVVSAALRSAGLSSLPVDAREYVKTNERYTEAEVNFAETDRRLSAGLAPMVSSARIPIVTGFIGSTDEGVTTTLGRGASDYTASLVASALQAEEVWIWTDVDGAMTADPRIVEDARVLKEISYLEASEMSYFGAKVLHPMTMLPAVKQEIPIRIRNTFRTGHSGTLITSRTRAAPLGVKAVTSIDRLCLIMVEGTSLSRTPDTHARLFKTTADRKTQVVMITQASSEHDICLVVGEGDSPGTVKALKEEFRHEVAEGSLEEISVQSDLAVVAVVGGGMKGTPGIAARTFGILGEHGINIIAIAQGSSELNISFIIGRDDLRKTVQLVHASFGLGGDGDFEHD, via the coding sequence ATGATCGTCATGAAATTCGGCGGCACTTCCGTAGGCGGTGTGGACGCTATTCGTCAAGTCGTCGAGATCGTCGCGAAGTACCGCGAACACGATATGGTGGTGGTCCTGTCCGCCATGAGCAAGGTGACCGACGCGCTCCGAGCCATGGCGGCGCAGGCCTGCGAGGGTACGGAGCCCACGGCCTCCCTTTCTGCGCTGAGGAAACGCCACGAGGACACGGTCCATGCCCTGGCCGAAGGAAAAGAGCGGGAACAGGCCCTCGAGGTCTGTGCCGGACTCATCGACGAACTGTCGGGCATCCTGCACGGCATCACGCTGCTCAGGGAGCTTTCCCCCCGTTCGGTCGACCTGGTCAGCTCCTTTGGCGAGCGCCTTTCCGTGGTCGTTGTCTCGGCCGCGCTCAGGTCGGCCGGCCTGTCGTCCCTGCCCGTCGACGCGCGGGAGTATGTGAAGACGAACGAGCGCTACACCGAGGCGGAGGTGAATTTCGCCGAGACGGACCGGCGGCTTTCGGCGGGCCTGGCGCCGATGGTATCGAGTGCCCGCATACCAATCGTAACGGGGTTTATCGGATCCACCGACGAAGGCGTGACCACGACCCTCGGGCGAGGCGCTTCGGACTACACCGCCTCCCTGGTCGCCAGTGCGCTGCAGGCTGAGGAAGTATGGATCTGGACGGACGTGGACGGCGCGATGACGGCCGACCCGAGGATCGTCGAGGACGCCCGCGTCCTCAAGGAGATATCGTATCTCGAGGCTTCGGAGATGTCCTATTTCGGCGCCAAGGTACTCCATCCCATGACCATGCTGCCCGCGGTGAAACAGGAGATTCCCATCCGGATACGGAACACCTTCCGGACCGGGCACAGCGGTACGCTCATCACTTCGCGCACCCGCGCCGCACCGCTGGGCGTGAAGGCCGTAACGAGTATCGACCGGCTCTGCCTGATCATGGTCGAGGGCACCAGCCTGAGCCGGACGCCGGATACCCACGCGCGGCTGTTCAAGACCACGGCGGACCGCAAGACCCAGGTCGTCATGATCACGCAGGCTTCCTCTGAACACGACATCTGCCTGGTCGTCGGCGAAGGAGACAGCCCGGGAACGGTCAAGGCGCTGAAGGAGGAATTCCGTCACGAGGTCGCCGAAGGCAGTCTGGAGGAAATCTCGGTTCAGTCCGACCTGGCCGTGGTGGCCGTGGTAGGCGGCGGCATGAAGGGCACCCCGGGAATCGCGGCCCGCACATTCGGCATTCTCGGCGAACACGGAATAAACATCATCGCCATCGCCCAGGGTTCGTCGGAGCTGAACATTTCATTCATCATCGGTCGGGACGACCTGCGGAAGACCGTTCAACTGGTGCACGCGTCATTCGGACTGGGAGGGGACGGAGATTTTGAGCACGATTAA
- a CDS encoding tetratricopeptide repeat protein, which yields MSAILVFLLFLGWQPAVKNARGNELYQQEKYDEALAAYDEALAEDGENPALHYNRGNALYRSDQYPSAVQAYANAIDGEAPVGGRAQYNMGNSLYRMGLLKDSIEAYKAGLRIEPDDIDMKYNLEYVMRQLQQQEEQERRNAQDRQQDPEDQANQDAQDNRDDPDDRDDRDDPNDGGPEPDEEESPEAPPPPREGELSRAEAERLLNALNRDEQDIQRRLRRQQATQVNPEKDW from the coding sequence ATGAGCGCAATCCTGGTCTTCCTGTTGTTTCTCGGCTGGCAGCCGGCTGTGAAGAACGCCCGCGGCAACGAACTGTATCAACAGGAAAAATACGATGAGGCGCTGGCGGCATATGACGAGGCGCTGGCGGAGGACGGCGAGAACCCGGCACTGCATTACAACCGGGGAAACGCGCTGTACCGCTCCGACCAGTATCCTTCGGCTGTACAGGCCTACGCGAACGCGATAGACGGCGAGGCGCCGGTCGGTGGCCGGGCCCAGTACAACATGGGAAACAGCCTCTATCGCATGGGCCTGCTGAAGGATTCCATCGAGGCCTACAAGGCGGGCCTGCGGATCGAGCCGGACGATATCGACATGAAATACAACCTGGAATACGTGATGCGGCAGCTTCAGCAGCAGGAGGAACAGGAACGCAGAAACGCGCAGGACCGGCAGCAGGACCCGGAGGACCAGGCCAACCAGGATGCCCAGGACAACCGGGATGACCCGGACGACCGGGACGACCGGGACGACCCGAACGACGGGGGACCGGAACCCGATGAAGAGGAAAGCCCGGAAGCGCCTCCGCCGCCCCGTGAGGGGGAACTGAGCAGGGCGGAAGCGGAACGCCTGCTGAACGCCCTGAACAGGGACGAGCAGGACATCCAGCGCCGGCTGCGTAGACAACAGGCCACGCAGGTCAATCCGGAGAAAGACTGGTAA